The Lycium ferocissimum isolate CSIRO_LF1 chromosome 10, AGI_CSIRO_Lferr_CH_V1, whole genome shotgun sequence genome window below encodes:
- the LOC132032425 gene encoding uncharacterized protein LOC132032425, with protein MAKCCSFTASRNRCFKYSFSNSGLKSSTKDLGDGTIMHCWIPKTHKEKKPNLILIHGIGANAMWQWSEFITPLSSKFNLYVPDLLFFGESYTTRPERTEHFQGQCVMRTMEGYGVKKMIVVGLSYGGFVGYSMAAQFPDAVEKLVLGCSGVCLEEKDMENGMFQVKSVEEAVSVLLPQSPEKLRQLMKLSYYKPAKNVPSCFLNDFIDVMCTVNHQERKELIETLYNNRKFTDLPKITQPTLILWGEYDQIFPLELANRLKRHLGENAQLAIIKDAGHAINMEKPRELYKHLKSFLLESHPHTKPDSNGNSDKLD; from the exons ATGGCCAAGTGTTGCAGCTTCACTGCATCAAGAAACAGGTGCTTCAAATACTCTTTTTCAAATTCAGGCTTAAAATCTTCCACAAAAGACTTAGGTGATGGCACTATTATGCATTGCTGGATACCCAAAAcacacaaagaaaaaaaacccaatttgATTCTCATTCATGGAATTGGAGCCAATGCAATGTGGCAATGGAGTGAATTCATCACACCCTTATCATCAAAATTCAATCTTTATGTCCCTGACTTGTTGTTTTTTGGTGAATCTTATACTACTAGGCCTGAAAGAACTGAACATTTTCAGGGTCAGTGTGTTATGAGGACTATGGAGGGTTATGGGGTTAAGAAAATGATAGTTGTGGGGTTGAGTTATGGTGGTTTTGTGGGGTATAGTATGGCTGCTCAGTTCCCTGATGCAGTGGAGAAATTGGTTTTAGGATGTTCTGGTGTTTGCCTTGAGGAAAAAGATATGGAAAATGGGATGTTTCAAGTGAAGAGTGTAGAGGAAGCTGTTTCAGTTTTGTTGCCACAGAGTCCTGAGAAGTTGAGGCAGTTGATGAAATTGTCATATTATAAGCCTGCCAAGAATGTTCCTTCTTGTTTCCTCAATGATTTTATCGAT GTAATGTGCACAGTTAAtcatcaagaaagaaaggagTTGATAGAAACATTATACAACAACAGAAAGTTCACTGATCTTCCTAAGATTACTCAG CCCACATTGATACTATGGGGAGAATATGATCAGATATTCCCACTGGAATTGGCTAACAGATTAAAAAG GCATTTAGGCGAGAATGCCCAACTCGCGATAATAAAGGATGCAGGGCATGCAATTAACATGGAGAAACCGAGGGAGCTTTACAAACACTTGAAGTCATTCCTTCTTGAGTCTCACCCTCATACTAAGCCGGACAGTAATGGCAATAGTGACAAACTAgattaa